The following proteins are co-located in the Egibacteraceae bacterium genome:
- a CDS encoding zinc ribbon domain-containing protein: MIVCQQCGYQNDDDDEFCGGCPGYLPHVGIHVDEEVAVEEVEHEPEEVARPGLVERVKSMVIGEGDADAEGALLTAPGEGTQVDPEQAAADERERAEAAEIERAAAEQREAAALERERLAAEREREAAAERARLEEAERQRKEQAEQERQAAEERWRAEEERRAAEEAERRAAAEAEEAAAAQRSADERAAAEAARREEDERRAAAEAEERRRREEEQARRRVEEERAAAAAAEREREAAERAHAAAEERKRAEEERRAAEEAVRRAAAEAEERARRAAAMVAKPPPEAATPPAPVAAPPVRPRRTRAQPVQSADPVPVAEDADTIAARQPTAQQPAPPRPRPPTKKTAPSRVIEPGDLVCGQCGEPNKPERRFCRRCAASLEEAKVAKVPFWRRVFRRREKKVAAGERPGRRGQGVKGAVGQARRGRTAFRRWSRRLIAIAALLGVVAAVGPARLSVLERGQELYQSLRNRFAPELVLVTPLPPSASSEDPLHPAANATNRDPTNYWLANDTGPGHVLTVPFDPAVDLRQVGFLPGAPGDAFSRHARPKDVHLVFDNGATAEFTLDNNDGFQRRAVKPGVVRQVQVRIMSVYPSTEDDRVAITNIQFHAVKAEDAQGE, encoded by the coding sequence ATGATCGTCTGTCAGCAGTGCGGCTACCAGAACGACGACGACGACGAGTTCTGCGGGGGATGCCCGGGGTACCTGCCCCACGTCGGCATCCACGTCGACGAAGAGGTCGCCGTGGAGGAGGTGGAGCACGAACCCGAGGAGGTCGCGCGCCCCGGCCTCGTCGAGCGGGTCAAGTCGATGGTGATCGGCGAGGGGGACGCGGACGCCGAGGGTGCGCTCCTGACCGCCCCGGGCGAGGGCACGCAGGTCGACCCGGAGCAGGCCGCAGCCGATGAACGCGAGCGCGCGGAGGCCGCGGAGATCGAACGGGCCGCCGCCGAGCAGCGCGAGGCCGCCGCGCTCGAACGGGAGCGCCTCGCCGCGGAGCGCGAGCGGGAGGCTGCGGCCGAGCGGGCGCGTCTGGAGGAGGCGGAGCGGCAGCGCAAGGAGCAGGCGGAGCAGGAGCGCCAGGCCGCGGAGGAGCGCTGGCGGGCCGAGGAGGAACGGCGCGCGGCCGAGGAGGCGGAGCGACGTGCGGCGGCCGAGGCGGAGGAAGCCGCCGCCGCGCAGCGCAGCGCCGACGAACGCGCGGCGGCCGAGGCGGCCCGGCGCGAGGAGGACGAGCGCCGGGCGGCCGCGGAGGCCGAGGAACGCCGGCGGCGGGAGGAGGAGCAGGCGCGGCGCCGGGTGGAGGAGGAACGTGCGGCGGCGGCCGCCGCCGAGCGCGAACGCGAGGCCGCCGAGCGGGCGCACGCGGCCGCGGAGGAGCGCAAGCGGGCCGAGGAGGAGCGGCGGGCTGCCGAGGAGGCGGTAAGGCGGGCGGCTGCGGAGGCCGAGGAGCGGGCACGTCGGGCCGCCGCGATGGTTGCGAAACCGCCTCCCGAGGCCGCCACCCCGCCCGCACCGGTGGCCGCGCCGCCGGTCAGGCCGCGCAGGACGCGCGCCCAGCCGGTCCAGTCTGCGGACCCCGTGCCCGTCGCCGAGGACGCCGACACGATCGCCGCCCGGCAACCGACCGCCCAGCAGCCGGCCCCGCCCCGGCCCCGCCCCCCGACGAAGAAGACCGCTCCCAGCCGCGTCATCGAACCGGGCGACCTCGTCTGCGGTCAGTGCGGTGAGCCGAACAAGCCCGAACGTCGGTTCTGCCGGCGGTGCGCCGCCTCCCTTGAGGAAGCGAAGGTCGCGAAGGTGCCGTTCTGGCGACGGGTGTTCCGTAGGCGGGAGAAGAAGGTGGCGGCGGGCGAACGGCCCGGTCGTCGCGGGCAGGGCGTGAAAGGCGCGGTCGGCCAGGCGCGTCGGGGACGGACGGCGTTCCGGCGGTGGTCGCGGCGCCTCATCGCCATCGCGGCGCTCCTGGGGGTCGTCGCCGCCGTCGGTCCGGCGCGCTTGAGCGTCCTCGAGCGCGGTCAGGAGCTGTACCAGTCGCTGCGCAACCGCTTCGCGCCGGAGCTCGTGCTCGTCACGCCACTCCCGCCGAGCGCCTCGTCGGAGGATCCGCTGCATCCCGCAGCGAACGCGACGAACAGGGATCCCACGAACTACTGGCTCGCGAACGACACCGGTCCGGGACACGTTCTCACCGTGCCGTTCGATCCTGCGGTCGACCTGCGCCAGGTCGGGTTCCTGCCGGGCGCGCCCGGCGACGCGTTCAGCCGCCACGCGCGGCCGAAGGACGTCCATCTCGTGTTCGACAACGGCGCAACCGCCGAGTTCACGCTCGACAACAACGACGGCTTCCAGCGCAGAGCCGTCAAACCGGGGGTGGTCCGCCAGGTGCAGGTCCGCATCATGAGCGTGTACCCCTCAACCGAGGACGACCGGGTGGCGATCACCAACATCCAGTTCCACGCGGTCAAGGCCGAGGACGCTCAAGGGGAGTGA
- a CDS encoding phage tail protein yields MRGTVEGLESPHPVGLALPALYQENEFVQQFVAGFDGVLAPLFTTLDCLDAYFDAQVAPPDFLLWLAQWVGVALDENWPEERQRDLVARMVALYGSRGTVAGLREVVRIITGAEPEVDDSGGAAWSPVPGGEPPGRAEPRLRVRVPEGSVSRKRLEALVAGAVPAHVVVDVEVGG; encoded by the coding sequence GTGCGCGGCACCGTCGAGGGTCTGGAGTCGCCTCACCCCGTCGGCCTCGCCCTCCCCGCGCTGTACCAGGAGAACGAGTTCGTCCAGCAATTCGTCGCCGGGTTCGACGGCGTGCTCGCGCCGTTGTTCACGACACTCGACTGCCTCGACGCGTACTTCGACGCGCAGGTCGCACCGCCCGACTTCCTTCTGTGGCTCGCCCAGTGGGTCGGCGTCGCGCTCGACGAGAACTGGCCCGAGGAACGCCAGCGCGACCTCGTCGCGCGGATGGTCGCGCTCTACGGCTCCCGGGGGACCGTCGCGGGGCTGCGCGAGGTCGTGCGGATCATCACGGGTGCCGAGCCCGAGGTCGATGACAGCGGCGGGGCGGCGTGGTCACCGGTGCCTGGCGGTGAGCCGCCGGGACGGGCGGAGCCACGGCTGCGGGTACGCGTTCCCGAGGGCAGCGTCTCGAGGAAGCGGCTGGAAGCGCTCGTGGCGGGCGCCGTGCCGGCGCACGTCGTGGTCGACGTGGAGGTGGGCGGATGA
- a CDS encoding putative baseplate assembly protein has protein sequence MSLPAPHLDDRRFQDLVDDAKRLVQQRCKDWTDHNVSDPGVTLIETFAFMVDQLIYRLNRVPERNYVKFLELIGVRLFPPTAASADVTFWLSAPQAGTILIPVGTQVATPRTGAEDAVVFTVCEERAILPCHLERCASSIDADHVRDHTESLAAVEPFYCFDTEPKPGDSLLIGLSNAVPGCAVLLQFACEIEGVGVDPRRPPLVWEAWNGEGWVRCTVDHDGTGGLNTAGDVIVHLPRDHAVSVISRERAGWLRCRVVEPFEDQPFYRQSPRISSLTAATIGGTTGAVHAELVGEEILGLSEGVAGQRFPVEQRPVVPGDEPLLLEVAGGDGWDEWTPVDDFSQSGSTDRHFMLDAVAGEVIFGPAVRQPDGTLTQYGAVPPKGAPLRLRGYWTGGGRRGNVAAKKITLLRETIPYVDRVVNRASATGGVDGETLENAKLRGPIFMRTRSRAVTVEDYEQLAREAAPEVARVKCVPAGVDGTESGLVRILVVPSADDEAGRLRFEQLLPNDETLERIATFLDDRRMIGARILVEPPVYQGITVVARLRAKPRVSPTRLQTAALEALYRHFNALTGGPDGNGWPFGRPIHVGEVYSVLQRLPGIDFVEDASLFAADAVTGERGRSTQRLEVSGSTLVFSFEHSVLVEES, from the coding sequence GTGTCGCTGCCAGCCCCCCACCTCGACGACCGGCGTTTCCAGGACCTCGTCGACGACGCCAAGCGCCTCGTCCAGCAGCGCTGCAAGGACTGGACCGACCACAATGTGTCGGACCCCGGCGTGACGCTCATCGAGACGTTCGCGTTCATGGTCGACCAGCTCATCTACCGCCTCAACCGCGTGCCCGAGCGCAACTACGTGAAGTTCCTCGAGCTCATCGGCGTGCGGCTGTTCCCTCCGACGGCAGCATCGGCCGATGTCACCTTCTGGCTGTCCGCGCCCCAGGCGGGGACGATCCTCATCCCCGTCGGCACGCAGGTCGCGACGCCCCGCACGGGAGCAGAGGACGCGGTCGTGTTCACGGTCTGCGAGGAGCGCGCCATCCTGCCGTGCCACCTCGAGCGCTGCGCGTCGAGCATCGACGCGGACCATGTGCGCGACCACACGGAGAGCCTCGCTGCCGTCGAGCCGTTCTACTGTTTCGACACCGAGCCGAAGCCGGGCGACAGCCTGCTCATCGGCCTGTCGAACGCCGTCCCCGGCTGCGCGGTGCTCCTGCAGTTCGCGTGCGAGATCGAAGGCGTCGGGGTCGATCCCCGCCGCCCGCCGCTCGTGTGGGAGGCGTGGAACGGCGAGGGGTGGGTGCGCTGCACCGTCGACCACGACGGCACGGGAGGACTCAACACCGCCGGCGACGTCATCGTCCACCTGCCCCGCGACCACGCAGTGTCGGTGATCTCCCGGGAGCGGGCAGGGTGGCTGCGGTGCCGTGTCGTCGAGCCCTTCGAGGACCAGCCGTTCTACCGGCAGTCACCGCGCATCAGCTCGCTCACCGCCGCGACGATCGGAGGGACGACCGGGGCCGTGCACGCCGAGCTCGTCGGCGAGGAGATCCTCGGGCTGTCCGAGGGGGTGGCCGGTCAGCGCTTCCCCGTCGAGCAGCGCCCGGTCGTCCCCGGCGACGAGCCGCTCCTGCTCGAGGTAGCCGGAGGCGACGGGTGGGACGAGTGGACGCCGGTCGACGACTTCTCCCAGAGCGGCTCGACGGACCGCCACTTCATGCTCGACGCGGTCGCCGGCGAGGTGATCTTCGGGCCGGCGGTGCGCCAGCCTGACGGGACGCTCACCCAGTACGGGGCCGTGCCGCCCAAGGGCGCCCCCCTGCGGCTGCGGGGCTACTGGACCGGGGGCGGGCGTCGCGGCAACGTCGCCGCGAAGAAGATCACCCTGCTGCGCGAGACGATCCCCTACGTCGACCGGGTGGTCAACCGCGCGTCGGCCACCGGCGGGGTGGACGGCGAGACGCTCGAGAACGCGAAGCTGCGGGGACCGATCTTCATGCGCACGCGCAGCCGGGCGGTGACCGTCGAGGACTACGAGCAGCTCGCCCGTGAGGCGGCGCCGGAGGTGGCCCGCGTGAAGTGCGTCCCGGCGGGCGTCGACGGGACGGAGTCGGGGCTCGTGCGCATCCTCGTCGTCCCGTCCGCCGACGACGAGGCGGGACGGTTGCGGTTCGAGCAGCTGCTGCCGAACGACGAGACCCTCGAGCGGATCGCCACCTTCCTCGACGACCGGCGGATGATCGGCGCGCGCATCCTCGTCGAGCCGCCGGTGTACCAGGGCATCACCGTCGTCGCCCGCCTGCGGGCCAAGCCCCGGGTGAGCCCGACACGCCTGCAGACCGCGGCGCTCGAGGCCCTCTACCGCCACTTCAACGCCCTCACCGGCGGCCCCGACGGCAACGGCTGGCCGTTCGGGCGACCGATCCACGTCGGCGAGGTGTACTCGGTGCTCCAGCGGCTGCCTGGCATCGACTTCGTCGAGGACGCCTCGCTCTTCGCAGCCGATGCGGTCACCGGCGAGCGGGGCAGGTCCACCCAGCGTCTGGAGGTCTCGGGGTCGACGCTCGTGTTCTCCTTCGAGCACTCCGTGCTCGTGGAGGAGTCCTGA
- a CDS encoding GPW/gp25 family protein, with amino-acid sequence MSEAFIGQGWAFPVRVGSSGSIELSAREREIEEAMRLIIGTAYGERPMRPEFGCAIHDYVFAPADATTAGRISYEVRASLQRWEPRIDVHDVTVSLDDADPSTLYIDITYVIKGTNDPRNLVFPFYVIPEE; translated from the coding sequence ATGAGCGAGGCGTTCATCGGCCAGGGCTGGGCCTTCCCCGTGCGGGTCGGGTCCAGCGGCAGCATCGAACTGTCCGCGCGGGAGCGGGAGATCGAGGAGGCGATGCGCCTCATCATCGGCACCGCCTACGGCGAGCGGCCGATGCGCCCCGAGTTCGGCTGCGCCATCCACGACTACGTGTTCGCGCCCGCGGACGCAACCACCGCGGGGCGCATCTCCTACGAGGTACGCGCCTCGCTGCAGCGCTGGGAGCCCCGCATCGACGTCCACGACGTCACCGTGAGCCTCGACGACGCCGATCCCTCGACGCTCTACATCGACATCACCTACGTCATCAAGGGCACAAACGACCCCCGCAACCTCGTTTTCCCCTTCTACGTCATTCCCGAGGAGTAG
- a CDS encoding PAAR domain-containing protein has translation MPTGPAAVLGDRIVGVCVGHQVPGPPSGNPVPAPPLPFSAPITLQCATKTLIAGKPAVVVGANGLNTPPHVGLHPSDPFMAPVMQKGTVTMGSATVLIENKPAVRMGDMATMCMGLPGQVVATAVTVVIGG, from the coding sequence ATGCCGACCGGACCGGCCGCGGTGCTCGGCGACAGGATCGTCGGGGTGTGCGTGGGCCATCAGGTGCCCGGGCCGCCTTCCGGCAACCCCGTGCCCGCCCCTCCGCTGCCGTTCTCCGCGCCCATCACCCTGCAGTGCGCGACGAAGACGCTCATCGCCGGCAAGCCGGCGGTCGTCGTCGGGGCAAACGGGCTCAACACCCCTCCGCACGTCGGGCTGCACCCGTCGGACCCCTTCATGGCGCCGGTCATGCAGAAGGGCACCGTCACGATGGGCAGCGCGACCGTGCTCATCGAGAACAAGCCGGCGGTGCGCATGGGTGACATGGCGACGATGTGCATGGGCCTGCCCGGGCAGGTCGTCGCGACGGCGGTGACCGTCGTCATCGGGGGGTGA
- a CDS encoding VgrG-related protein, whose protein sequence is MLDDVFFSIKRRGTPVSADVLQMLESVVVEQSLTLPDVFILTFLDEMRVLLDGPQGFAIGDKIEIGVLVTNAPEPLVVGEVTAVEAEHDGTGTYTVLRGYDLGHRLQRGRKVRTFINQTYADVVRRVLGEAGVTAGTIESAGLTTHPLVSQNNVSDWEFVQGLAKEVGFFAGMREDRFVFAKPTEAGTAPAVGNLRSSGPLQLALGDELLRFRGVASAVEQVSEVVVRSWDPITKGAVVATASAAGPTSAQLDSDIAPQRLAGLFGGATLAQVDIPDHLQNGADAAAKSLVDEIASASAEFDGVARGNPRLAAGTAISVGLVGKPFDGRYVLTSARHTYHHVEGYTTAFTVSGLRDGTLYGLANGGLPIGAPPIQGVVVAIVTNNKDPDDLLRVKLKFPWLADDYESDWARLVQLGAGAERGSVVVPEVNDEVLVAFDHGDLRRPYVLGGVYNGRDRPHLGPGATVVAGDGSVNHRTVASRTHQTVALIDEAGKEGVTVVTGDGRQELALKAADRKITVTSEGDIEVTAKAGGKMTMDATGDIKVASNANVTIEAVGNVKVKATGNLALEGAVVNVKATGPLTMSGNPIKLN, encoded by the coding sequence ATGCTCGACGACGTCTTCTTCTCCATCAAGCGGCGAGGCACGCCGGTCAGCGCCGACGTCCTGCAGATGCTCGAGTCGGTCGTCGTCGAGCAGAGTCTCACGCTGCCCGATGTGTTCATCCTCACCTTCCTCGACGAGATGCGCGTACTGCTCGACGGCCCTCAGGGGTTCGCGATCGGTGACAAGATCGAAATCGGTGTCCTCGTGACGAACGCACCCGAGCCCCTCGTCGTCGGAGAGGTCACCGCGGTCGAGGCGGAGCACGACGGGACGGGCACCTACACCGTCCTGCGCGGCTACGACCTGGGGCACCGGCTGCAGCGGGGGCGCAAGGTGCGCACGTTCATCAACCAGACGTACGCCGACGTCGTCCGCAGGGTGCTCGGCGAGGCCGGGGTGACGGCGGGGACCATCGAGTCGGCGGGGCTCACCACGCATCCCCTGGTGTCGCAGAACAACGTGAGCGACTGGGAGTTCGTCCAGGGGCTCGCGAAGGAGGTCGGGTTCTTCGCCGGCATGCGGGAAGACCGGTTCGTGTTCGCCAAGCCCACGGAGGCGGGGACCGCGCCGGCCGTGGGCAACCTGCGGTCGAGCGGGCCCCTGCAGCTCGCCCTCGGCGACGAGCTGCTGCGCTTTCGCGGTGTGGCGAGCGCGGTGGAGCAGGTCAGCGAGGTCGTCGTGCGGAGCTGGGATCCCATAACGAAGGGGGCGGTGGTGGCCACCGCCAGCGCCGCCGGCCCGACGAGCGCGCAGCTGGACAGCGACATCGCTCCGCAGCGGCTGGCCGGCCTCTTCGGCGGCGCCACGCTGGCGCAGGTCGACATCCCCGACCACCTTCAGAACGGCGCTGACGCGGCCGCGAAGAGCCTCGTCGACGAGATCGCGTCCGCGTCGGCCGAGTTCGACGGGGTCGCACGCGGCAACCCGAGGCTCGCGGCCGGTACGGCGATCAGCGTGGGGCTCGTCGGCAAGCCCTTCGACGGGCGCTACGTCCTCACGAGCGCCCGCCACACGTACCACCATGTCGAGGGGTACACGACGGCGTTCACGGTCAGCGGCCTGCGCGACGGCACGCTGTACGGCCTCGCGAACGGAGGGCTGCCGATCGGCGCCCCACCGATCCAAGGCGTGGTCGTGGCCATCGTGACGAACAACAAGGACCCCGACGACCTGCTGCGGGTCAAGCTGAAGTTCCCCTGGCTCGCCGACGACTACGAGTCGGACTGGGCTCGGCTCGTGCAGCTGGGCGCCGGCGCCGAGCGAGGCAGCGTCGTCGTGCCCGAGGTCAACGACGAGGTACTCGTCGCGTTCGACCACGGCGACCTGCGCCGCCCGTACGTGCTCGGTGGTGTCTACAACGGCCGGGACAGGCCACACCTGGGGCCCGGAGCAACCGTCGTCGCCGGCGACGGCAGCGTCAACCACCGCACGGTCGCGTCGCGCACGCACCAGACCGTCGCGCTGATCGACGAGGCGGGAAAGGAGGGCGTCACGGTCGTCACCGGTGACGGCAGGCAGGAGCTCGCCCTGAAGGCGGCGGACCGCAAGATCACCGTGACGAGCGAGGGCGACATCGAGGTCACCGCGAAGGCTGGCGGCAAGATGACCATGGACGCGACGGGCGACATCAAGGTGGCGAGCAATGCGAACGTCACCATCGAGGCGGTCGGCAACGTCAAGGTCAAGGCCACCGGCAACCTCGCGCTAGAGGGCGCGGTCGTGAACGTGAAGGCCACCGGCCCGCTCACGATGTCGGGCAACCCGATCAAGCTGAACTGA
- a CDS encoding LysM peptidoglycan-binding domain-containing protein codes for MTFMQDSRTKPEKAYLSLKETAAGSATGAAGSGAGTRLIEFRFNPEQYSISKSATWKSDPQKRAEEAPPPQFEGTGARTLELAILLDESETGNNVQSDVEKLFDCCTPSAQSIDNNQPRPPYVVFAWGTFFSFTAYITSVTAKYTLFRPNGAPIRAECSLKLTEVPEARPRQNPTSGTLEAHRIYTVSTGDTLASVAYREYADAALWRALAEANDIDDPMRLLPGTSLLIPPAAEAGAHR; via the coding sequence ATGACCTTCATGCAGGACAGCCGCACGAAGCCGGAGAAGGCGTACCTGTCGCTTAAGGAAACCGCCGCGGGGTCCGCCACGGGCGCCGCCGGGTCCGGCGCCGGGACGCGGCTCATCGAGTTCCGCTTCAACCCCGAGCAGTACTCGATCTCGAAGAGCGCCACCTGGAAGTCGGATCCCCAGAAGCGCGCCGAGGAGGCGCCCCCACCGCAGTTCGAGGGCACCGGTGCCCGCACGCTCGAGCTGGCGATCCTGCTCGACGAGAGCGAGACCGGCAACAACGTGCAGTCCGACGTCGAGAAGTTGTTCGACTGCTGCACCCCGAGCGCGCAGAGCATCGACAACAACCAGCCCCGCCCCCCCTACGTCGTGTTCGCATGGGGCACGTTCTTCAGCTTCACGGCCTACATCACCTCCGTCACCGCGAAGTACACGCTCTTCCGTCCGAACGGCGCGCCGATCCGCGCGGAGTGCAGCCTCAAGCTCACCGAGGTGCCCGAGGCGCGACCCCGCCAGAACCCGACCTCCGGGACGCTCGAGGCGCACAGGATCTACACCGTGTCGACCGGCGACACGCTCGCCTCCGTGGCCTACCGGGAGTACGCCGACGCGGCGCTGTGGCGCGCTCTCGCCGAGGCGAACGACATCGACGACCCGATGCGGCTGCTCCCGGGGACCAGCCTGCTCATTCCCCCCGCCGCCGAAGCCGGCGCACACAGGTAG
- a CDS encoding phage tail protein — protein sequence MNAPSATATATAPSGAAAIADPAVTVCFGVRIDGQDIGSFASCDGLGMEVEIQEVKEGGNPFFVHQLPGRIKYSRIKLTRPVNADSVKVAAWIAGMATEVKRTQVEIRAMNQKGDSIATWVLFDAFPYKWSGPSLNVEGPKVATETLELAHHGFLMPPTSSPA from the coding sequence ATGAACGCACCGAGCGCGACGGCGACCGCAACGGCCCCCAGCGGCGCGGCGGCGATCGCGGACCCGGCCGTCACCGTCTGCTTCGGCGTGCGCATCGACGGCCAGGACATCGGCTCATTCGCGAGCTGCGACGGGCTTGGCATGGAGGTCGAGATCCAGGAGGTAAAGGAGGGCGGCAACCCCTTCTTCGTCCACCAGCTGCCGGGGCGGATCAAGTACTCGCGCATCAAGCTCACCCGCCCCGTCAACGCGGACTCCGTGAAGGTCGCCGCGTGGATCGCCGGGATGGCCACGGAGGTGAAGCGCACCCAGGTGGAGATCAGGGCGATGAACCAGAAAGGCGACAGCATCGCCACCTGGGTGCTTTTCGACGCCTTCCCGTACAAGTGGAGCGGCCCGTCGCTGAACGTCGAGGGTCCGAAGGTCGCGACCGAGACGCTCGAGCTCGCGCACCACGGCTTCCTCATGCCGCCGACCTCGAGCCCCGCGTGA
- a CDS encoding DUF6760 family protein, producing MTYATDRLYEEVAYVAYHFHWSLDDILDLEHPTRMRFVEEIGRINRRMSEGG from the coding sequence GTGACGTACGCCACCGACCGGCTCTACGAGGAGGTGGCGTACGTGGCCTACCATTTCCACTGGTCGCTCGACGACATCCTCGATCTCGAGCATCCGACGCGGATGCGCTTCGTAGAGGAGATCGGCCGGATCAACCGGCGGATGTCCGAAGGCGGGTAG
- a CDS encoding phage tail protein has protein sequence MPLPEMDTSVGWSFGFEFDGVEIKQIQEVSGLKVESDVIELKHNTNDGKYVNKKLPGRPKIGEITLTRGLTDDKTFQSWIKDVQFGKMADARKGGAINVYDFEGTAIKRYKLTNAWPKSLEVGSLKAGDTSVLTEKLTITHEGVEPE, from the coding sequence ATGCCGCTTCCCGAGATGGACACCAGCGTCGGTTGGTCGTTCGGGTTCGAGTTCGACGGGGTCGAGATCAAGCAGATCCAGGAGGTCAGCGGGCTGAAGGTGGAGTCCGACGTGATCGAGCTCAAGCACAACACCAACGACGGCAAGTACGTGAACAAGAAGCTCCCTGGTCGACCCAAGATCGGCGAGATCACGCTCACCCGCGGTCTCACGGACGACAAGACGTTCCAGAGCTGGATCAAGGACGTGCAGTTCGGGAAGATGGCCGATGCCCGCAAGGGCGGCGCCATCAACGTCTACGACTTCGAGGGCACCGCCATCAAGCGCTACAAGCTCACGAACGCGTGGCCGAAGAGCCTCGAGGTCGGGTCGCTGAAGGCCGGTGACACGAGCGTGCTGACCGAGAAGCTCACCATCACGCACGAAGGTGTTGAGCCCGAGTGA